One Elgaria multicarinata webbii isolate HBS135686 ecotype San Diego chromosome 6, rElgMul1.1.pri, whole genome shotgun sequence DNA segment encodes these proteins:
- the C7 gene encoding complement component C7, whose translation MKTLGIFILLEIAGSFPALTGASSPVHCSWNPFGPWSECDGCSKIQIRRRTIAVYGQFGGHPCSGNSFETRSCVPTRGCPTEEGCGDRFRCSSGQCISKLLVCNGDHDCEEDGADEDGCEVVNTVCENINPPLKPPPNVELTGAGFDALTGETRAGVIHTKSFGGQCRKVYSGDQRKYYRLSDSVLAYTFQVKIQNDFSAEFYSSSWAYMKHKETLVTANNYREYTPSKNEENYSASNHLIVIENDVEVAQFINNRPEFLTLAEPFWKELANLPTFYEHNAYRRLIEHFGTHFVQSGSLGGYYKLLFHVASDSRKSKGLSIIDMHKCSSSSKNYIFAKKKKTECEKVDELLRESSGTSSHQIKADPYVEGGSPGDVAGLVYLDVQNPVANSERYARWARSVTLYPRVVKRKLTPLFELVKEVPCASVKRLHLKQAIEEYLSENDPCRCRPCPNGGKAAIIGTQCLCFCKPYTFGAACELGTLVQDQPGVIDGGWSCWSSWSPCTAGRKSRQRSCNNPYPSGGGRSCIGEALENRQCEDEELQYFRSIEPHCFDMSAFGTESCPPPPPLENGYVQDADSSYPVGKSISYTCNNGYALVGERIATCGEGFQWIMGQIRCQNTVCVLPALEGGLIGDPAKPSYQIGEKVRLSCPDDMQLEGAALLLCEPSLRWSPNINDIQCRRRAPRVATEPTTISCQPWEKVQGTRCVCKMPYECGSSLDICATDQRTQKSTWLTVCKLHALECMGRQYALVGQENCRTRAAAERSCGSCQIWETCDGQTNQCVCREAGQCSSSAGISICVDVDGSGAQQTMAECEAGILKCQGQSINVVGIRPCVVQSPQ comes from the exons ATGAAG ACACTTGGAATTTTCATTCTGTTGGAAATTGCAGGCTCCTTTCCTGCTCTTACAGG GGCTTCTTCTCCAGTCCATTGCAGCTGGAATCCATTTGGTCCTTGGTCAGAATGTGATGGCTGTAGTAAGATTCAG ATTCGCAGACGGACCATAGCAGTTTACGGACAGTTTGGAGGGCATCCATGTTCGGGGAATTCCTTTGAAACCCGTTCATGTGTACCCACGAGAGGGTGCCCCACAGAAGAAGGCTGCGGTGATCGTTTCAGATGTTCATCAG GACAGTGCATTAGCAAATTGTTGGTGTGCAATGGGGATCATGATTGCGAGGAAGATGGCGCTGATGAAGATGGGTGTGAGGTGGTCAATACGGTGTGTGAGAACATTAATCCTCCTCTGAAGCCCCCTCCTAATGTAGAACTTACAGGAGCAGG CTTTGATGCCCTTACTGGTGAGACCCGAGCTGGAGTCATTCACACTAAGAGTTTTGGTGGCCAGTGCAGAAAGGTATACAGTGGTGACCAGAGAAAATATTACCGGCTGAGTGACAGTGTCCTTGCTTACACGTTCcag GTGAAAATTCAGAATGACTTCAGTGCTGAGTTTTATAGCAGTTCCTGGGCGTATATGAAACATAAAGAGACTCTTGTAACTGCAAATAATTACCGAGAGTACACACCATCGAAAAATGAAGAAAACTATTCAGCG AGTAACCACCTCATTGTTATTGAAAACGACGTTGAAGTTGCTCAATTCATCAATAATCGACCAGAATTTCTAACTCTGGCTGAACCCTTCTGGAAGGAGCTTGCAAACCTTCCCACCTTCTATGAACATAATGCATACCGGAGATTAATTGAGCATTTTGGAACACATTTTGTGCAGTCTGGATCTTTGGGTGGATATTACAAACTGCTGTTTCACGTGGCTTCAGATAGCAGAAAATCAAAAG GTTTGAGCATAATAGACATGCACAAATGCTCTTCATCGAGCAAGAATTATATttttgcaaagaagaagaaaacagaatgTGAAAAAGTGGATGAGCTACTGCGGGAATCTTCAG GTACCAGCAGCCATCAGATTAAAGCTGACCCCTATGTAGAAGGAGGGAGTCCAGGAGATGTGGCTGGCCTGGTCTACTTGGATGTGCAGAATCCTGTCGCAAATTCTGAACGATATGCCCGTTGGGCTCGATCTGTGACCCTTTATCCTAGAGTCGTTAAGCGAAAG CTCACACCACTGTTTGAGTTGGTGAAGGAAGTACCGTGTGCCTCAGTCAAAAGACTTCACCTGAAACAAGCCATTGAAGAGTACTTGAGTGAAAATGATCCCTGCAGATGCCGGCCATGTCCAAATGGAGGCAAAGCAGCCATCATAGGAACTCAGTGCCTATGTTTCTGCAAACCGTATACGTTTGGAGCAGCTTGTGAACTGGGAACTCTTGTACAAGACCAGCCAG GAGTCATTGATGGAGGCTGGAGCTGCTGGTCCTCTTGGAGTCCTTGTACAGCGGGAAGGAAGTCAAGACAGCGAAGCTGTAACAATCCATACCCTAGCGGTGGCGGAAGGTCCTGCATTGGAGAAGCTTTGGAAAACCGTCAGTGCGAGGATGAGGAGTTGCAATATTTTCG TTCAATAGAACCACACTGCTTTGATATGTCTGCATTTGGCACAGAATCCTgtcccccacctcctcccttgGAAAACGGATATGTTCAA GATGCTGATTCATCATATCCTGTGGGGAAAAGCATCAGCTACACCTGCAATAATGGATATGCCCTTGTCGGGGAACGGATTGCTACGTGTGGTGAAGGCTTCCAGTGGATCATGGGACAGATAAGGTGCCAGA ATACAGTTTGCGTCTTACCTGCGTTGGAAGGAGGATTGATTGGAGACCCTGCGAAACCCTCATATCAGATTGGAGAGAAAGTACGCCTGTCGTGCCCAGATGACATGCAGCTGGAAGGAGCAGCTCTCCTTTTGTGTGAACCTAGTCTAAGATGGTCTCCTAATATTAATGACATCCAGTGCAGGAGAAGAG CTCCCCGTGTGGCTACTGAACCCACAACGATCTCATGCCAGCCATGGGAGAAGGTCCAGGGGACGAGATGTGTGTGTAAGATGCCCTACGAATGTGG CTCTTCCCTGGACATCTGTGCTACGGACCAAAGAACCCAGAAAAGCACATGGCTAACAGTTTGTAAGCTGCATGCCCTCGAGTGCATGGGAAGGCAATATGCTTTGGTCGGACAGGAAAACTGCAGGACGCGTGCTGCCGCTGAGAGGTCTTGTGGCTCGTGCCAGATCTGGGAGACCTGTGATG